The nucleotide sequence cacacacacacgcacgcacacacacacacactccccggGGGGCTCCACAGCCTAGGCAGCCCATCCAGGccccctgcctggctccagagcATTCAAGTCTGTCACCCTGCTGTGGGCACACATCTGCAGACTTTTGAACATGTCAGCATCACACCCTGGCATGAATGCTGTGCTCTCTCTATCCTGGTGCCTGCAccacccccgccacacacacaaacTCCACCCAGTTTCTGGATGCTGAACTGTGAACTATGAAATTCTCCCCAACCCTGCAAAGTATTATTGCTTCTCTGAAGTGAGTTTGGGAGTTTTGTGACTTGCTCAGGGTCATATGGTGTGTCCTTGGAAGACCCTGCCCCCTGGGCCAGGacccctttctcctttccatgCACCTGCTTCTCCTCTCACCTTATGCAACTCCTTGCAACTCCTCAACCCCCCTCTGTCAGCAGACCGACTTTCTCTAACCTTTTCTCCTGGTACTCCTAAAAATGATTCCCCTATTCCCAGTTCCTGTACCAGCACCCAGACTCAGGTCCTATCCCCACTCTCAGGCACCAGGCCAGCTGCAGGCCCAGACCTCAGGCAGACTGGCCTCCCTGGGTCTTCCAGGGTTGGGGGATCCCACAGTAGGAGGAGGACCTATGGTTCCCTGGCTCCTCATAAATAGAAAGAAGCAGCAAATACACACACATCCATAGTTTCAGAATCACAGACAATGTAGGAGAGACTCCTGGTGGCTGTGGGGTTTTAGTCTTCCCCTTCCCTGTCCACCCAGCCCTGCAGAGCTGCTCAATCTGGGCTTTGGGAAAGACATGGCTGCCTGTTAACTTACTAATAGCTCAGGTCACTGGgaattagaacaagcagaaggccTAATCAGCTTGCCCTGCAATCTCTACATAGTGCCATGCGGCAACGATGACTATCGTTCATTAATGCTGACCCCAGAGGGTCAGCCAAGCTTGTTAATTAATTGCAAAGTCCAGAGCATGGGTGAAAGCCATTTCAAGTGCTCTGAAGACAGTTAACATTTATGAGAGGAGATTGCCACTTTAATATGCCATCCATTCAGCTAGTGGtgaaagtgaataaatgaatagatggtATTGAGACCTATGACTAgtcatttgaaaaatatgaacGTTTGCAACACCTAACTCACTTTTCCTaccaaaagaaattccaagagggtTCAAAGTTTAAGCACAAACCCAAAAAAGTGtaacaattctatttttaaaatctatttaacaAAAACTTAATATAAAGCTTATCTTGTGCCAGTGCTAGTCTGATATATAAGAAAACATGGCTAAATTTCTTCATAATCTCAAGTAGGAGAGACTTTTCTAAGACAATTTCATATAAACCCAGAGGGCacaaaagaaaagattgagaCATATGATTTTGTGAAACACGAAACTCATCTAAgatgaaaatacaataaattaaaataaatacaaataacaaacttgaaaaataactctCACAGATGTGCTAGACAAAGGTCCAATCATCCTAGTATATATAGAGCATGTAAAAATTTAACAAGAAGAAAACATTATCAACCAATAGGAAAATGGGCTAAGAATATGAACAAGTAAGTCACAGAAAATTGGCCAAAAACCATGTTTGTAGCTTAAAAATGCAAGGCAAAACAAAATAGTATCCTCTTATACTTCTCCATTTCCCCAGATTCTGTGTGTTTTTGCAGATTTCCAGGCTGCTGAGCAGAGGAAATGAAAGGTCCCTCATGGCGTGTGACAGGAGTCGCCTCTTTTCCAGAAGACcaatttagaaaaatatctcCAACTTTTAAATGCACCAAATAGTGCCAGCAAATCCCCTGCAAGAGATTTCCCTAAGGATGCGTCTGAAAGAACACCAAAATCCTAAAAGCCTGATACATACAGTAGAATTCCttgaagcagcagcagcaacagtaaAATGGAAACAAGCTAAATGTCTTTGGATAGAGGACATGAAAGAACGGGCATACAATGGCCTGCAGCGTCCCTACAGCGGGGAACCAGACAGATCTTTAAGGATGTGCCAGGATTCGCCAGCTCtactaataaatgaaaaagagcagGGTACATGTCAGTGTGTACTTTGGGATTCtctgtgtgtttttaaatatttgtgcatGTATTTTTCCCTAATTTATAAGACATATTAATATTGGTGAGCTTGAGGAGGGTGCCCAAAAAAtgggaaaagttttattttaatttttaaaataattaattaattaaaaatgaaaatactggaATGCTTCTGGGTGGTGGCCCGGATGCTGTCTCAGTTTCTTAGTGAACATCTAGTAGGCTCCCTTTATGAGCCAAATGCAGAGCTAGACAcaagaaaagtaaacaaaatctTTGAATTCAGTTCGGAAATAccttgaagacacagaaaaaaaggatTGACATTTGATATTGACATCTCCTCCATGTCAGATTCAGGACAAGGTGTCTGTTACCTATAGGACCCACAGGTTCTGGAAGAAACACCTCCCAGTCTCCAGCACAGCAAGTCTATCTTCAGATCTGCTACCTCCCCACACCTGATCCTTCTCAGGAATTCTGGTCTGTACCCACAGGAGCAGTGGACAACCATTCTTGGTTGCTTTCACATGAGCAGAACACAAACCTCCTATACCTATCACCCCCCATCTGTTTGAGAGGCTTGTGGACAATGAGGATTGGAATAGCATAGTCCCAGGATTGGTCCTACTGCTGTGACCATGGAGAAGTTATCCTCCCTCTCTGTGCCCTGGTTTCCTAATTTTTACTCACtacggtgagaattaaattatgatatgcattaaacaaacaaagcctacaTGCTAAAGTAGTCAAGAAATTGTAGTTACCATTAAGGGAGTTCCTCTATTGTGAGATAATCTTCTATTGTAAGATACATCAGGATTTAAAAACAACTGCTGAGGGAGGACATTTTGATTGCAAAATAAATCTTATTTCCAGAAATATTAGGATCTGAAAATTGTACTGTCTagaattaagaaaacagaacatTATTTCTAGATCAAACTGGAGGCTATGATGCTCAGAATCAACCAGGCAGGCAATTATGAGATGTGGGACTGCAGGAAAAAAGGCATGGGAAGGTGGAAGTTGGTGGTGGTACCATGTCCACAGAATACAGTGGACTGACAATGCAAGCAGTATAGATGGCGGTAGTAGCAGGGGATGATGGGAATGGATTGGTTCAGCCAGTCAGATAGGACCAGACAGTCCTACTAGCAAAATCTCGAAACTGGAAATTGGGACAAAATATGTGCATACCAATGGACAGCTGAGAAAAGGATCTGACCATCACTACAAGTAACAGTGAGCAGAGATAAGAAAAAATCTGTATAAACTGTCTATCTGGCAAATACTGCATATGGGTACATCTGTCTGTATTCAAGGAAAGTTGGAGAAGACAGACTAACATGGTGGCTGCAGGGAAagattttaagaagaaaaggatGCATTATAAGGAAAGTCTTTTGATAACAACATGATGCACAATCTAGAAATAAGTTTCTTAAAGTTGATGTCTTCAATACAATATAACCAGACAACCTCTGGAAAAAAAACGTagaagagagatttaaaaaaaaaaaacacaatagtttgaattttaaaaggaagatggATAAGTTAACACAGAACTACaaggaaactaaaaattaaaatccaaattCAAAATGTGTTCATGAGAAAATCCTTTGCCAAACTAGAAATTAATTTAACAACTATACACAACAATATGAGCAAGTAGAATGTTgggtgaaagaagtcagacacaggcCCAATCACTTTTAAGTTTTAGAAGACTTTTCTATGCAAATATctagttaaagaaaaaatgagagataCGGTTGGGTTTTTTTGCAACAAATAAACAGCAATCAGTAATACAGCAAATATGTAAGAGCTCTTTCAAACAAATATGATGACttgaatttaaaaataggcaaaggatggggacagaaaaaaaaatcacaaaagagtcGGGTGCTCGTATggataatcctagctaatcatgagacagagatcagaaggaggatcgaggttcaaagccagcctgggcaaatagttgcagagatcctatcttgaaaaaaaccatcagagAAGAATATCAATATAAAACATACATAGGAGAAAGTACCCTAATTGTgcatcataaaaagaaaaaaggtaaacttgAAATTCGCCTTTCAAATGGCAAAGGTTCTGTGACTGGTGAAGGTATGATAAATAAGCATTTTATCATACCTATGCAAATGAATTGGCACAAGCGTAACAATTACAGGCACATGAATTAGTGCAAGCTTTCTGGAAAAGAATGTTACAATATGCACCAGGAACCTCAAAAGAATCCAAAAACTTTGTAGGAATTTATATGAAATCAATAATGAGATgtacacagaaatttatttctagaatatttATCCCGACATCCTATATATCCCAAACAAGGTCTGAAAAACAAGGTACAACTCAAAGTAATTCACCTGACAAGTATTTCCCCTTCTATGGCTCTAGAGTGGAGGAGCCCAGTCTTTTTCAGTCAATCCAGGGAGTAGGAGCCCAGTAGTTTGAGTCTCCACAATTTGACCAAGATCAAGATTAAAGTTGATGCAGGAAGCTATAAATACAAATGTGTTACTTACCATGCTCTCatcccttctttttgttttacaattttctTGACACATTCAATTGTCTCCTTTAAATCCGGGTTCAGTAAAGCTGTGGAGAAAATAAAGTGGAATGACACCCACCCCCACATGCCAGCTAATAGGGTGATGTCATGGAAGGGGAAGGTGCAGAGAATCACATGGAGGGGGGGCCTCCATGCTATTCCAAGACTAAGTCTATCCCTAGAGTGTTCTCAGGCAACAGTAGAAGGTAGGAAGATTGTAAGAAAATCAATGGATTTCTtacaattttataataattttttgttaaaaGCACGTGTGCATATTGAGTCTTCATCCTATAAGAAGCAATGGAGATGCGAGGACATGCATCCTTCCCCTGTCCCCAAAAACCCTCATTCTGGAAGGAAGCAACCTTCTTTGCTGTGTCACAGGCGACCTCAACACAATGAGGGAGTGCAGCTTTATTAGGAGAGCGCATGGTGGAATGCAGAACTGAAGAGTCAGGAAAGTGTGACTAGGACAAGTGACAGCTGGAGGAtgtaaggcaagaggattgagggAGGCACAGGAGGAAAACTGCTGCAGGCACAGGGAATGGCACACGGGAGGGTCCAGCAGAGCCTCTGAGGAACTCACAGTCTGTGCACACATCTTTCCATTCCCTTCTTACAATGTGGACCCAAGACTGCAACttcatgggctggaggcatgggtcaagcagtagagtgcttgcctagcaagtgcaaagccctgagttcaaacctcactaccaccaaaaaaaaaagaataggtccCACTTGGGATTATTGCTGTACCCTCCTTCTTGCCTACACTATCTTCTCTTTCCCCAGGCCAGTCTGATAACTGTTCCATAAAGCATTACTCCAGCCTGCCCTGGCTGCACACAGAACCCACATCCTTGCATTAGTCCAGTTGTGCCCCAGCATGCCTTTCTGTTCCTCAACCTTACTCCCCATTACTTTCCTCCATGACCCCATCATTCAGGCCAGGTCAAGGGCAGGAGTCAAAGACAGTGATCACTAATGTAcgaggcaggcactccactgcctTGGGGCACAGGAAGCCCCTTCATCCTACACTTCATGCATCCCAACCTGGAATGCACTTCTACACACCGTAGTCCCCAAAAGTCCCCCACTGATGACCTCACTCACTGGGCAGTACCCCATTCTCCATGAAATCCACTTTGATCAGTCCTTACGTGCTGTAGGCAGACAGCCACACAAACAAGCATTCTGCTGAACTATAAATTCTTTGAACAAAAGAAACTGAACTCACCAAGCACCAGGCAGCACACTAGACACTGCCCTCACCACATCACACACTGTCTGTGTTGAAAACTTGTAAGAACCTGATGAGGGAGCCAGCTGTTGTTTCTacatccattttacagataagaaaaccaagGCTCAAATCACACAACTTGTAAGAGACAGAGCCAAGATTCTGTGTGGCCCCAAAGCCAGtgctctctcccttcctcacCTTGCCACACAGGGAAAGCACAGGATTCCTCCTGAACCACCCAGAGTCTATGATACAGGGTCTAGACCCATCATCCCTTCCCCACACAGAGAAGCCCTCTACCGTCTCCATTTTCTGTGAAGGTCTGTAGTGTAACTCCTCACTGCTCAGTCTCTCTCTGCCTGGTGAGCCTTGTGCACTGCCCTGTAGAGAAGAGTGGCCACTCCAATCATCATTGCTTCAACCTCCCTCATTCACCTGGATTCTTGCTCCTCTTTTTATCCTCTGGGAATTTCATTCCTTCCTTGCCAACTCCAAATACTTTAAaagatatttgttttcttttccttttttacattttaCCTGGTGGACGGGTTCTTTTCAGGATGTCAGGTATACCATATTTCCATTACAACACCTAGTAGATAAGAGGTTGTATATCTTTCCCATTAGATTCTGATTACATGTAACTATATTTTACATACACATCATATGATACATTACACATAACATATATTACACATAACATACAATACATGATCTATACACCATTATCATACAACATGTATGTAACATTTATATATTATTGCACAGAGCATGTAATATTGTATGTGTAACGTTGCATAGGTCTAACATGTTATGTGGTGTATGTGCACTATATTACGAATGTCCTGTGTAATATATTAAATGATATGTACATCACATTATCTGTTATATGTATATGTGCTATGTGCATTTTACAAATACATAGTATATATGTTGTATGTATTCTTATCAGATATAAATTTTGAACCTactctccattcttctttttcttggctaCCAGGAAATCCAGGGCAACACTGAAAGTTCATCACAGTAAATTATGCTTTTAATGTGTACATCTCCCTCCAACTAGACCGTGTCACTGTGGCTGACACAGCATTTTACACACCTTATCCCACTTGGTGTCCTCAGCAACCCTGAGAAGTAGTTCGTGTCcctgtttcacagatgaggaaactccaAGGATGAGGCTGGCACAAGCTCCCAAGAGAAACAGCTAGGATTACCCTGGttccctgtcctctcctcctACTTTGCAACCCTGCTTTTCCCTTGAAGCCAGGAACTGTCTCACTCCTCTGTGAATCCCCAAGGCCAACCATGGGGCCAACCTACCATCTGGATCTTCCTCCCAACTCTATGACTTACCAACTGTGTGTGAGCCTTGCTCtatctgggtctcagtttccttatgtaCAGAATGGGGGTAATCCCAGAACCCTTCTTATGGGGGTTCATGTGGGTACTGAGTAAATTAATACCTGAAAGGGCTTAGGCAGTCAGCATGCACTAGGATGGCAGTTTCCCCAGGCCTAGTATCAGtgggtgcttaataaatgctcaAAGAACGAATGAGTGGATTCCGGAAGACAGTCTCCTCCTGATCACAGGTACTCAGGACCTCCTAAAAGGCAAGCTCCCCTGGAGATGGCCAGCTGTCTCCTCCCTGCCACTACCTCTGTCTTTCACAGTAGCAGTGTGTGTCCCCTTGAGGAAGGAAGTGGTGGCCAAGCATGGGTGACATCAGGTCCAAAGGTagccctctccttcctctcttaagGCTCCTTCCCCAGCATCCTAGCACTTTGCGCATCTGTCTGGACGTGGGCCTCCATCACTCCCTCCCAGGCCAGTGATCTGTGCTCACCACAGAGCCTTCTCACTGTCCACCCTGGCAGTGCAGCACTGGGTAGACCTCAGCCCAGCTCCCTCCTGCCTGCTCCATGGCTGTGGCCATGGAAGGTAGGCCCTGTAGCCTCCAGTCCCCCACATGGAGCAAAAGGAAGGGACCTACCAGAGCAGGACACAGCGCAGAGGTTCATGCCATGATCGCACCAGTCACTGTCACGAATCTGAAAGAGGCCGTAGCCAGTGTAGCCACGCTGCATGTTCTCGTAGACAGCAGAGGGATTGAACTTGCTctcaaaataagccaggcacaccCCTAAGGTGGAACAGGAGGTGCGTGGTCTGAGAAAAGCTGGACTGAGCTTGCCGGGCAGGGGATGGAGGGGAAGGAGGTAAGGAAAGAAAGGCCAGGGGAAGGGCAATTCTACTCACAGTTTTCAAGGCTGTAGCCTTCAAAATAACTCAGGCCTCCGTCGTACAGCTTCTTGGCCACTGTGCAGCGCCCCAGGATGTAAGTATCACTTGGAACCACCAGGTAGCCAATGAGGGAGAGCATCATGGACGCCTTCATTCTGCAGGCTTCTGGAAACTCAGGACAATAGTCAGCAGGTGAGTAGACAATTCCTACCAAGACCACAGGGACACTGGTCTACTCAAGAGAAAAAGGGGCACTGGGTGGGGTGCAATGCAGTGCGTTTAGAAACAGAGCCTCAGGCTACCCATTATACTTCTTCTACCTGACTCTCAGCCTCAGGGCACTACCAACCTAGGGCACCTGAGGCCCCACCTCTGTTCTTTACCCTGACctcttcttttctaaaaaaacTGCACTCTTGAAGTCCTCCCCCACCAACACACCCCAATTCTTTGTTCTTCCAGAAAACCCCACTGGTTTCATCTTGCTCATTTCACTCCAACTATAGACACGTACATCCAAGTTCTTTCTTCACCTTTATTGTGAGCTAGAACTTATTCATTAAATACATTTTGGAAAAGAGAACGAAGGAAAGTTCATCATGGTCCCACCATTAGAGTATAACCACTTCTGCCATATTGAATTTAGCCTAGAATGTGTTCCGAATTGTGGTCCGACCCTTCACACAGTCTCATTCCCAAATTTTCTACACTCCAAGCTCCACTGAGCTTCTCTGTGGCTGTCCACACAAGGAGACACCCCCAGATCCAGCCCAGACCTGCCCCCTAGTAGCTGGACAGCAGCAGAGGAGTCTGTGGCCTCACAATGACTTTGCTTCCTCATCTCCTGTGAGATGCTCAGGCAATTGACTCTTGACTTTTCCGTGTCTGTTTCTGCTGCCACCACCTAAACCTGTCACTTCATCACTGCAAGCCAAGTCACAGCCCCATCTTCTGATCTCTACCCCTCCAGGTCAACTTATGCTACTGGCATTTTCTTCCATACAACTGAGGAATGTCCGTGAAACCTGTACAAAATGTCACTTTGAGAACACTGCTAGTTCTCTATTCCTTTCCACAGCAAGCCTACACCACACACTTGGTTTTCCAAGCCTTCCATGACCCAGCTTTACCCTGCCCACCCTCCATCTGGTCAACTCAGAATTCTCACAGTGCTCCTTCTCTGGACCTCTCTACATCTCCCCATGCCACCCCCCAGCACCCATGTGACCTGCTAAGTCTTATGTTGGTTCCCTCATGCATGGGTCTTCTCCATCCACATGGCCCTACTGTGTCTTTCCCCACTCAAATGTTGTCTGCCTTCAGGTCTCCACCTGTTGCAACTCCCTGAAACCTGATGAATCCTCCATGAAAGTTCCTTTCCCCCTCTGAGCCTCTGTCCTCAGAGTCTCTTCCATGACACTGAGAGAGTGACTGTCCTGTGGTGAGCTAGGTCCCATCCCTCAAATGAGGAGATGCAATTGGAAATCAAGATGCATCTTCTTCCTGGCATGCCCCCACAGCCCTCAACACTCTGCTCAATGACACCAATGGACAGTCAAGTTGCAAACTCCTGAGAACCACCATTCCCACATGGGTTCACGTCCTCAGGTCAGATCTACCTACACTAGCGTTCTCAGACATGGAACGTGGTAGAAAATTTCTTGTCCTGGGCGTCGTTCTATGCCCTGGAAATCTGTAGGAGCACACCTGGCATCTAAATGCCAATGGTTCCACCCCTTCTGTTGTGACAAATACACTGTCCTCTGGGAAACAAAATTGCTTCCTGTTGAGAACCAATGACCTAGACTAAAGGTCTAAGTTGGGCACAAGTTAGAAATAAGAATATTCATGAATTAGAAGAAtggcatttacaaacatttttttaaagcctcAAACTGTATTACTAGCTGCAGGCATTTAAGAgctcagagctgggcatggtggctcatgtctgtaatcccagctactaaagaggcagagatcaaggggaTCACAGTTCTAAGACAGCTCCCGGCAAACACAAAAGacgctacctgaaaaataactaaagcaaaaatttctggggtatggctcaagtggtagagcagctgcctagcaagcacaaggccctgagttcaaaccccagtataggaAAATTAAAACCAGCTTTGGCACTCAGATTGCTtgattcaaatcccagctttACCCCTCAGGGGCTCAGAGGCCCCAGCAGTGATCCCAGTAACTTGATCGAGGAACTTGGACAAGTTCctcaacctctctgagtctcagtttcctcatccagaGCAGAAATTAAAATGGTTCTTGCCTACTTGTATTGAAGAGCAAATGAGTTAGATATACAGAGCATCAGATATCCTGATGACATTTGCTTTCTATGAGCCCTGGTTGTACCCATCCTGGGTCCTAATTAATAACTGGATTTCTGTGCATAAAGGGAAGTCTGTGTTAACATTTCTCAACAACATTCTTAAGCACGTCTGTCTCTCAGGGGGCAGGCCCATCGCAGCTTACAAAAGGTATATTGagtcctctctctcccctcttcacCTGCAGCCAGTTCAACAGCAAGCCCTGTTGCTGTTCTTCCAAACCCTCCGGACCTCTCATCATCCCATCTGCCACCATCCTGGCCCAGGCATCCCCGCCTGTAACTAATTAGAGGATGCTGACTACATTCTCATCTGTTTCCCCAGACCCATTCCCCACACAGCAGCATAAAAGGCCTTTTTAGAAACACATGCCTgaggctgggggcagggctcaaatggtagagagcctgcctagcaagtgtgaggccctgagttcaaacctcagtaagtactgccaaaaatacatGTCTGATCATATCTCTCCTCTCCAGGGGGTTCTCCCTTGTTCTTTAAATAGGGTCCAAAATCTTCTACCTGGCAAGTTCCCTTCTGGTCCAGCCCCTGAGCACGTCTGAAGTGTGATTCCACCGCTCCAGTTTGCCCTCACCACTGCCTTTCCTTTCATTGAACAATCTCTTTCCTACCAAACGCACTTTGCACCAGTCGCTTCTTCTGCCTGGGACATGGTTTCTTTAACCACCACATAGCTTGCTCTTTCTTGTGGTGGTCTCCACCAGGATGGGCTCACCACCTCAAAGAAGATACAGCCCATTACAGATCCTCTGTGCACAGTAGGTAGTCagtgatttgttgttgttgttgagtgaataaacaaaCCCACTCTTCCAAACAAAATTGTCACAGATGAGCGATAAGTGAATTTGCTGACAAGTTCTCCAGCAATTGGGCATCATCCTGCCCCTCCCAGCTACTGCCCACCATATACTCACTTAGTTGCCCACCAAAGCTTCTGAAGTTCTGTGGTACTCAACGTTTGTGGcaggacaggtgctctacctacGCTTGGCTCCCTGGATTCTTCAGATGCCTCTTCCTTAATAACCTATCTCCTTCACCCAACAGCTTCTAAACCACTGGTCCTCCGCAACTAACTCTTCTAGAATCTTCTTTCTATGACATCGGTTTCTGTGAACCAGAGTATTCTGAAAGAGGAGGAGTCTGTTACCATGCCATCTGTATTAGCTTTCTACTGCTGCTGTAACAAGTTACCACTAAGAGTCTGAAACAAcacaatttattattttgtttgtttgaggcagGTTATGGAGCCTGGGCTGTCCTTAGTCTCTGTTCTTGCCTCcatctccctagtgctggaattataggtacatgccaccattCCGCACACAAATTTCCAAAATAGGTCTCTcagggctaaaatcaaggtgttagcagGGCTGGGATGCTTTCTGGGGTTCAAAGGAAGGAGCCACTCCCTGTTCACTTGGGCTGTTGGCAGAATGCAGTTCTTTGTAGCTGTAGGACTGGGACGGCCCATTTGCTTGCTGGCTGTCAGCTGTGGGCCAGTGCCAGTTGATGAAGGTTGTCTGCACTTCCTGGCTCtgctccctttcctctctctttaaaGCCAGCAAGGATGGGTCAA is from Castor canadensis chromosome 17, mCasCan1.hap1v2, whole genome shotgun sequence and encodes:
- the Lyzl4 gene encoding lysozyme-like protein 4, whose product is MKASMMLSLIGYLVVPSDTYILGRCTVAKKLYDGGLSYFEGYSLENWVCLAYFESKFNPSAVYENMQRGYTGYGLFQIRDSDWCDHGMNLCAVSCSALLNPDLKETIECVKKIVKQKEGMRAWPTWSQNCQLSDSLARWLDGCKL